Proteins encoded together in one Carya illinoinensis cultivar Pawnee chromosome 3, C.illinoinensisPawnee_v1, whole genome shotgun sequence window:
- the LOC122304572 gene encoding integrin-linked protein kinase 1-like translates to MGKQSSLAPDRYTDDEGSVTENDEVAEGIDPGVRLMYLANGGDLEGIRELLDSGVDVNFKDIDGRSALHVAAYQVFTDVAALLLDRGVEIDPKDRWGSTVTPLPATMSEFLISVCDRLLDRKERRAYSG, encoded by the coding sequence ATGGGAAAGCAGTCGTCGCTGGCGCCGGACCGGTACACGGACGACGAGGGGTCAGTTACCGAGAATGACGAAGTTGCGGAGGGGATCGATCCGGGGGTCCGGTTGATGTACCTGGCCAATGGAGGCGACCTGGAAGGGATCCGCGAGCTCCTCGACTCCGGCGTTGACGTCAATTTCAAGGACATCGACGGTCGGAGCGCTCTTCATGTTGCGGCCTACCAGGTCTTCACCGACGTCGCCGCGCTCTTGCTTGACCGTGGCGTCGAGATTGACCCGAAAGACCGCTGGGGGAGCACGGTAACACCACTGCCGGCGACCATGTCGGAGTTCTTGATCTCGGTCTGCGATCGTTTGCTGGATCGAAAGGAGCGAAGGGCGTATTCAGGTTGA
- the LOC122303574 gene encoding short-chain dehydrogenase RED1-like, which translates to MDPYGKEVVLITGCTTGGIGHALARAFAANDCLVVATSRSQGSMSDLQNDPRFFLQELDVLSEESVHHVLANVLEKYGRIDVLVNNAGVQCVAPLAEIPLSALQDTFNTNVYGPLRLVQAVVPHMASRKKGKIVNVGSITVMGPGPWSGAYTASKAALHALTDTLRLELRPLGIHVINVVPGATRSNIGNSAIANYNRMPEWSLYKPFEAAIRERAHFSQGHKSTPSEEFARKTVAAVLKKNPPAWFSSGRYSTIMAVMYHLPLFIRDFILRLAMKC; encoded by the exons ATGGATCCCTACGGCAAAGAAGTGGTACTAATCACGGGGTGTACGACTGGAGGCATAGGCCATGCCCTGGCCCGGGCGTTCGCCGCCAATGACTGCCTGGTCGTGGCCACCAGCAGGTCCCAGGGTTCGATGTCCGATCTCCAGAACGACCCCAGATTCTTCCTGCAAGAATTGGATGTTCTGTCAGAAGAGAGCGTACATCACGTGCTTGCCAATGTTCTGGAGAAGTATGGTCGGATAGATGTGCTGGTTAATAATGCTGGGGTGCAGTGTGTAGCCCCTCTTGCTGAGATCCCTCTCTCTGCTCTCCAAGACACTTTCAATACAAACGTCTATG GTCCACTACGGTTGGTTCAAGCAGTTGTTCCTCACATGGCATCCAGGAAAAAGGGGAAGATCGTAAATGTTGGAAGCATAACTGTTATGGGACCTGGACCATGGTCCGGTGCCTATACTGCATCCAAAGCTGCTTTGCATGCACTGACTGATACATTGAG ATTGGAACTCAGACCTTTGGGGATCCATGTTATCAATGTTGTCCCAGGAGCTACCAGGTCGAACATCGGGAATTCAGCCATAGCCAACTACAACCGGATGCCTGAATGGAGCCTATACAAGCCCTTTGAAGCAGCCATCCGAGAGAGAGCCCATTTTTCACAAGGACATAAGTCGACCCCTTCAGAGGAGTTTGCAAGGAAGACAGTGGCTGCTGTGCTGAAGAAGAATCCTCCGGCCTGGTTCTCCTCTGGCCGTTACTCCACCATTATGGCAGTCATGTACCATCTGCCACTCTTTATTAGAGATTTTATTCTTAGATTGGCAATGAAATGTTGA
- the LOC122303573 gene encoding regulation of nuclear pre-mRNA domain-containing protein 1B-like isoform X2, which produces MNSVFTEQILADKLSKLNSTQQCIETLSHLCIFHRSKAELIVATWDKQFHSSQMVQKVPLLYLANDILQNSKRKGNEFVTEFWKVLPGALKDVIEKGDDHGKNVVSRLVAIWEERRVFGSRGRSLKDVMLGEELPQPLELSKKRSRSVRIVKRDSRSIRTKLSIGSMAEKIVSAFHLVLSERPNEDAEMSKCKSAVHRVRKMEKDVDISCQNAKDPKRKDLSKELEEEENILKQCIEKLKSVEASRVALVSQLKEALHEQESELENVRTQMQVAQAQAEEASNMRKRVDDEDYISKPSTATTTTDANTKAEQTPRKSAAAIAAEVADKLAASSSSQLIMTSVLSTFAAEEAKNAGLTQVSAPSNSLTSMPNSSGSESMAKPEKSMPVSDPKAFMSAQPFTVPPNHSYQSVLVPQSAMQNHAPTSQAQYHILPNPSQQYLQPSGGIMAPYGYNSLVPLPPGPPPPPPHMVSPMVPMTLQVTQQQTIPLTQQPPAPPSFRPLQPPGMVFYG; this is translated from the exons CTCTGTCACATTTGTGTATATTTCACCGGAGCAAAGCAGAACTGATTGTCGCAACATGGGATAAACAGTTCCACAGTTCACAGATGGTTCAGAAAGTTCCCCTTTTGTATCTTGCAAACGACATTCTACAGAATAGCAAGCGCAAAGGAAATGAATTTGTTACTGAGTTTTGGAAGGTTCTCCCCGGTGCACTCAAAGACGTTATTGAGAAAGGGGATGAtcatggaaaaaatgtggtcTCTAGATTG GTTGCTATATGGGAAGAAAGGAGAGTGTTTGGGTCCCGTGGGCGGAGCCTCAAAGATGTAATGCTTGGAGAAGAACTGCCTCAACCATTGGAGTTAAGCAAAAAAAGGTCGCGTTCGGTCAGAATTGTAAAAAGGGATTCACGCTCCATTAGAACG AAATTGTCCATTGGAAGTATGGCCGAGAAAATAGTGTCAGCATTTCACTTGGTACTCAGTGAACGTCCCAATGAAGATGCAGAAATGAGTAAATGCAAGTCTGCGGTTCACCGTGTGAGGAAGATGGAGAAAGATGTTGATATTTCCTGTCAAAATG CTAAAGATCCAAAGCGGAAAGATCTGTCCAAAGAACTAGAGgaggaagaaaatattttgaaacagTGCATTGAAAAACTTAAATCAGTTGAAGCAAGTAGAGTAGCGCTTGTATCTCAGTTAAAAGAAGCGCTCCATGAACAG GAGTCCGAACTGGAAAATGTCCGGACTCAGATGCAG GTAGCTCAGGCACAGGCAGAGGAAGCCAGCAACATGCGGAAGCGAGTTGATGATGAAGATTACATATCAAAACCATCTACTGCAACCACTACAACTGATGCAAACACAAAAGCAGAACAAACACCTAGGAAGTCAGCTGCTGCCATTGCAGCTGAGGTTGCAGACAAGCTTGCAGCTTCTAGCTCATCTCAACTGATTATGACTTCTGTTCTTTCTACATTTGCAGCTGAAGAGGCTAAGAATGCTGGTCTAACACAGGTCTCCGCACCATCAAATTCACTCACATCCATGCCCAATAGTTCAGGCTCTGAGTCAATGGCAAAACCTGAAAAGTCCATGCCAGTCTCAGATCCTAAGGCTTTCATGTCAGCACAGCCATTTACCGTGCCACCAAATCATTCATATCAATCAGTTTTGGTTCCGCAATCAGCAATGCAAAACCATGCCCCAACCTCGCAAGCTCAATATCATATACTTCCCAACCCATCCCAACAGTATTTACAGCCATCAGGAGGAATCATGGCCCCTTATGGTTATAATAGCCTTGTACCCTTACCGCCAGGACCCCCACCTCCCCCACCCCATATGGTCAGCCCAATGGTGCCTATGACTTTGCAAGTAACTCAGCAGCAAACAATACCGCTAACACAGCAACCCCCAGCACCGCCTAGTTTCCGGCCACTTCAGCCACCAGGAATGGTATTCTATG GGTAG
- the LOC122303573 gene encoding regulation of nuclear pre-mRNA domain-containing protein 1B-like isoform X1 has product MNSVFTEQILADKLSKLNSTQQCIETLSHLCIFHRSKAELIVATWDKQFHSSQMVQKVPLLYLANDILQNSKRKGNEFVTEFWKVLPGALKDVIEKGDDHGKNVVSRLVAIWEERRVFGSRGRSLKDVMLGEELPQPLELSKKRSRSVRIVKRDSRSIRTKLSIGSMAEKIVSAFHLVLSERPNEDAEMSKCKSAVHRVRKMEKDVDISCQNAKDPKRKDLSKELEEEENILKQCIEKLKSVEASRVALVSQLKEALHEQESELENVRTQMQVAQAQAEEASNMRKRVDDEDYISKPSTATTTTDANTKAEQTPRKSAAAIAAEVADKLAASSSSQLIMTSVLSTFAAEEAKNAGLTQVSAPSNSLTSMPNSSGSESMAKPEKSMPVSDPKAFMSAQPFTVPPNHSYQSVLVPQSAMQNHAPTSQAQYHILPNPSQQYLQPSGGIMAPYGYNSLVPLPPGPPPPPPHMVSPMVPMTLQVTQQQTIPLTQQPPAPPSFRPLQPPGMVFYDNSDAFNTRNQRIW; this is encoded by the exons CTCTGTCACATTTGTGTATATTTCACCGGAGCAAAGCAGAACTGATTGTCGCAACATGGGATAAACAGTTCCACAGTTCACAGATGGTTCAGAAAGTTCCCCTTTTGTATCTTGCAAACGACATTCTACAGAATAGCAAGCGCAAAGGAAATGAATTTGTTACTGAGTTTTGGAAGGTTCTCCCCGGTGCACTCAAAGACGTTATTGAGAAAGGGGATGAtcatggaaaaaatgtggtcTCTAGATTG GTTGCTATATGGGAAGAAAGGAGAGTGTTTGGGTCCCGTGGGCGGAGCCTCAAAGATGTAATGCTTGGAGAAGAACTGCCTCAACCATTGGAGTTAAGCAAAAAAAGGTCGCGTTCGGTCAGAATTGTAAAAAGGGATTCACGCTCCATTAGAACG AAATTGTCCATTGGAAGTATGGCCGAGAAAATAGTGTCAGCATTTCACTTGGTACTCAGTGAACGTCCCAATGAAGATGCAGAAATGAGTAAATGCAAGTCTGCGGTTCACCGTGTGAGGAAGATGGAGAAAGATGTTGATATTTCCTGTCAAAATG CTAAAGATCCAAAGCGGAAAGATCTGTCCAAAGAACTAGAGgaggaagaaaatattttgaaacagTGCATTGAAAAACTTAAATCAGTTGAAGCAAGTAGAGTAGCGCTTGTATCTCAGTTAAAAGAAGCGCTCCATGAACAG GAGTCCGAACTGGAAAATGTCCGGACTCAGATGCAG GTAGCTCAGGCACAGGCAGAGGAAGCCAGCAACATGCGGAAGCGAGTTGATGATGAAGATTACATATCAAAACCATCTACTGCAACCACTACAACTGATGCAAACACAAAAGCAGAACAAACACCTAGGAAGTCAGCTGCTGCCATTGCAGCTGAGGTTGCAGACAAGCTTGCAGCTTCTAGCTCATCTCAACTGATTATGACTTCTGTTCTTTCTACATTTGCAGCTGAAGAGGCTAAGAATGCTGGTCTAACACAGGTCTCCGCACCATCAAATTCACTCACATCCATGCCCAATAGTTCAGGCTCTGAGTCAATGGCAAAACCTGAAAAGTCCATGCCAGTCTCAGATCCTAAGGCTTTCATGTCAGCACAGCCATTTACCGTGCCACCAAATCATTCATATCAATCAGTTTTGGTTCCGCAATCAGCAATGCAAAACCATGCCCCAACCTCGCAAGCTCAATATCATATACTTCCCAACCCATCCCAACAGTATTTACAGCCATCAGGAGGAATCATGGCCCCTTATGGTTATAATAGCCTTGTACCCTTACCGCCAGGACCCCCACCTCCCCCACCCCATATGGTCAGCCCAATGGTGCCTATGACTTTGCAAGTAACTCAGCAGCAAACAATACCGCTAACACAGCAACCCCCAGCACCGCCTAGTTTCCGGCCACTTCAGCCACCAGGAATGGTATTCTATG ATAATTCGGATGCCTTTAATACCCGTAATCAACGGATTTGGTGA
- the LOC122303573 gene encoding regulation of nuclear pre-mRNA domain-containing protein 1B-like isoform X3, with protein sequence MDTLSHLCIFHRSKAELIVATWDKQFHSSQMVQKVPLLYLANDILQNSKRKGNEFVTEFWKVLPGALKDVIEKGDDHGKNVVSRLVAIWEERRVFGSRGRSLKDVMLGEELPQPLELSKKRSRSVRIVKRDSRSIRTKLSIGSMAEKIVSAFHLVLSERPNEDAEMSKCKSAVHRVRKMEKDVDISCQNAKDPKRKDLSKELEEEENILKQCIEKLKSVEASRVALVSQLKEALHEQESELENVRTQMQVAQAQAEEASNMRKRVDDEDYISKPSTATTTTDANTKAEQTPRKSAAAIAAEVADKLAASSSSQLIMTSVLSTFAAEEAKNAGLTQVSAPSNSLTSMPNSSGSESMAKPEKSMPVSDPKAFMSAQPFTVPPNHSYQSVLVPQSAMQNHAPTSQAQYHILPNPSQQYLQPSGGIMAPYGYNSLVPLPPGPPPPPPHMVSPMVPMTLQVTQQQTIPLTQQPPAPPSFRPLQPPGMVFYDNSDAFNTRNQRIW encoded by the exons ATGGATA CTCTGTCACATTTGTGTATATTTCACCGGAGCAAAGCAGAACTGATTGTCGCAACATGGGATAAACAGTTCCACAGTTCACAGATGGTTCAGAAAGTTCCCCTTTTGTATCTTGCAAACGACATTCTACAGAATAGCAAGCGCAAAGGAAATGAATTTGTTACTGAGTTTTGGAAGGTTCTCCCCGGTGCACTCAAAGACGTTATTGAGAAAGGGGATGAtcatggaaaaaatgtggtcTCTAGATTG GTTGCTATATGGGAAGAAAGGAGAGTGTTTGGGTCCCGTGGGCGGAGCCTCAAAGATGTAATGCTTGGAGAAGAACTGCCTCAACCATTGGAGTTAAGCAAAAAAAGGTCGCGTTCGGTCAGAATTGTAAAAAGGGATTCACGCTCCATTAGAACG AAATTGTCCATTGGAAGTATGGCCGAGAAAATAGTGTCAGCATTTCACTTGGTACTCAGTGAACGTCCCAATGAAGATGCAGAAATGAGTAAATGCAAGTCTGCGGTTCACCGTGTGAGGAAGATGGAGAAAGATGTTGATATTTCCTGTCAAAATG CTAAAGATCCAAAGCGGAAAGATCTGTCCAAAGAACTAGAGgaggaagaaaatattttgaaacagTGCATTGAAAAACTTAAATCAGTTGAAGCAAGTAGAGTAGCGCTTGTATCTCAGTTAAAAGAAGCGCTCCATGAACAG GAGTCCGAACTGGAAAATGTCCGGACTCAGATGCAG GTAGCTCAGGCACAGGCAGAGGAAGCCAGCAACATGCGGAAGCGAGTTGATGATGAAGATTACATATCAAAACCATCTACTGCAACCACTACAACTGATGCAAACACAAAAGCAGAACAAACACCTAGGAAGTCAGCTGCTGCCATTGCAGCTGAGGTTGCAGACAAGCTTGCAGCTTCTAGCTCATCTCAACTGATTATGACTTCTGTTCTTTCTACATTTGCAGCTGAAGAGGCTAAGAATGCTGGTCTAACACAGGTCTCCGCACCATCAAATTCACTCACATCCATGCCCAATAGTTCAGGCTCTGAGTCAATGGCAAAACCTGAAAAGTCCATGCCAGTCTCAGATCCTAAGGCTTTCATGTCAGCACAGCCATTTACCGTGCCACCAAATCATTCATATCAATCAGTTTTGGTTCCGCAATCAGCAATGCAAAACCATGCCCCAACCTCGCAAGCTCAATATCATATACTTCCCAACCCATCCCAACAGTATTTACAGCCATCAGGAGGAATCATGGCCCCTTATGGTTATAATAGCCTTGTACCCTTACCGCCAGGACCCCCACCTCCCCCACCCCATATGGTCAGCCCAATGGTGCCTATGACTTTGCAAGTAACTCAGCAGCAAACAATACCGCTAACACAGCAACCCCCAGCACCGCCTAGTTTCCGGCCACTTCAGCCACCAGGAATGGTATTCTATG ATAATTCGGATGCCTTTAATACCCGTAATCAACGGATTTGGTGA